A genomic region of Eucalyptus grandis isolate ANBG69807.140 chromosome 5, ASM1654582v1, whole genome shotgun sequence contains the following coding sequences:
- the LOC104445148 gene encoding cysteine-rich receptor-like protein kinase 10, translating to MDLANLLLLLLLMFASTINAQFPATYCGSTGNFTANSTYQNTLTFLLSTISTASDLSLSYGFFNNSAPIVGSSKTLYVYGLCRGDLTAGNCRACLIDLDSNMSRLCPLQKEALLYTRNCIIRYSDAPFFSSVATEPSYVARTSDDVSSPDTYGTSMRKLLNGLRDEAAGGGVLRKYASGNESAGPDFIYALVQCTSDLTKQQCSDCLGLGVQVIMDCCVRYTGGRFMVPSCLILYETNNRFMNSVSEPLAPPRPPSLPSPEGDVRPPPPGISYKVGKSNKPTVITIAIAVPIGGIMVLLFLTGLWLRRKGKKTYEVIKAINGTNELTTMESLQFDLATMQSATNDFSPEKKLGEGGFGEVFQGRLPNGQEIAVKRLSRSSRQGDEEFKNEVLLVAKFQHRNLVRLLGFCLEGAEKLLAYEFVPNKSLDHFLFDLEKRRQLDWPMRYKIISGIARGMLYLHEDSRLRIIHRDLKCSNILLDNEMNPKISDFGMARIFGINQNQASTNKIVGTFGYMSPEYTMHGEFSVKSDVYSFGILLLEIICGKKNNFYPQLDGGEYLATYVWNQWRDNRPLEVLDPTIEDSYSRDEVLRCLHMCLLCIQEDPAIRPTMATVVLMLSSNSINLPLPQHPAFFIQRSLQGQRVPMEELELEQSTRRTMPLSTNDMSITELDPR from the exons atggatcTTGCAAATCTCCTCCTCTTGCTTCTTCTCATGTTTGCTTCCACCATAAACGCCCAATTCCCGGCGACCTACTGTGGTTCGACCGGCAACTTCACTGCCAACAGCACCTACCAGAACACCCTCACCTTCCTCCTCTCCACCATCTCCACCGCCAGCGACCTGTCTCTCTCCTATGGCTTTTTCAATAACTCCGCTCCCATCGTCGGCTCCTCCAAAACCCTCTATGTCTATGGCCTCTGCCGTGGTGACTTAACCGCCGGAAACTGTCGCGCCTGCCTCATTGACTTGGACTCCAACATGAGCCGCCTCTGCCCCCTACAAAAGGAGGCACTCCTCTACACCCGGAACTGCATCATCCGGTACTCGGATGCCCCGTTCTTCAGTTCAGTCGCAACAGAACCCTCCTACGTGGCAAGAACCTCTGACGATGTCTCGAGCCCGGACACATACGGCACATCGATGAGGAAGCTCCTGAACGGTCTGCGGGACGAGGCGGCGGGTGGCGGCGTGCTGAGAAAGTACGCATCGGGGAACGAATCAGCGGGGCCTGACTTCATCTACGCGTTGGTGCAGTGCACATCAGACTTGACGAAGCAGCAATGCAGCGACTGCCTGGGGCTAGGCGTCCAAGTGATCATGGATTGCTGTGTCAGGTACACAGGAGGACGGTTCATGGTGCCAAGTTGTCTGATCCTGTATGAGACCAATAATCGGTTCATGAACTCAGTCAGTGAGCCACTTGCACCACCGCGGCCACCGTCGCTTCCATCGCCGGAGGGAGATGTGCGGCCTCCACCACCAG GAATAAGCTACAAAGTAGGAAAAAGCAACAAACCTACCGTGATAACCATTGCCATTGCTGTTCCTATTGGAGGTATTATGGTACTTCTCTTTCTCACTGGTCTTTGGCttcgaagaaaaggaaagaagacgTATGAAGTCATCAAAGCAATAAACG GCACAAATGAACTTACCACCATGGAGTCATTGCAATTTGATTTGGCTACAATGCAATCCGCGACAAATGATTTCTCTCCTGAAAAGAAATTGGGTGAAGGTGGATTTGGTGAAGTTTTCCAG GGTAGACTTCCTAATGGACAAGAAATCGCGGTGAAGAGGCTATCTCGAAGCTCAAGACAGGGTGATGAAgaattcaagaatgaagttttaTTAGTTGCCAAGTTTCAACACAGAAATCTTGTACGATTGCTTGGATTTTGCCTGGAAGGAGCTGAAAAGCTATTGGCCTATGAGTTTGTGCCAAATAAAAGCCTTGATCACTTCTTATTTG ATCTCGAAAAAAGGAGACAATTGGATTGGCCCATGCGTTATAAAATAATATCTGGAATCGCTCGAGGAATGCTTTATCTGCATGAAGATTCTCGACTTCGGATCATCCATCGTGACCTAAAATGTAGCAATATCTTGTTGGACAATGAAATGAACCCAAAGATTTCGGATTTTGGCATGGCAAGGATTTTTGGAATCAATCAAAATCAAGCTAGCACAAATAAAATTGTGGGAACTTT TGGTTACATGTCTCCGGAATATACAATGCATGGAGAGTTCTCAGTGAAATCCGATGTTTATAGTTTCGGCATACTACTTCTAGAGATCATTTGTGGCAAGAAGAATAACTTCTATCCCCAATTGGATGGGGGTGAATATCTTGCTACTTAT GTGTGGAATCAGTGGAGAGACAACAGGCCCTTGGAAGTGTTGGACCCGACTATAGAGGATTCATATTCAAGAGATGAAGTACTTCGATGCCTACACATGTGCTTACTATGCATTCAGGAAGATCCGGCTATTAGACCCACTATGGCAACCGTAGTTCTCATGCTTAGTAGCAATTCCATTAACCTACCATTGCCTCAACATCCAGCTTTCTTCATCCAAA